In Zingiber officinale cultivar Zhangliang chromosome 9B, Zo_v1.1, whole genome shotgun sequence, the genomic window ctcatggaacttagccaagttgctccacaactccttggcattgctgtatccacctatcttacataaaatatcactaggtaatgaaaattcaatgattttcgttacctcgtcgttgattatggattggtggatttgttctttcgtccacttatttttcttgagaagttctccctttctatccaccggaggaataaaacctacttgtacacaattccaatttgctaggttagtcataagaaaatacttcattcttaccttccaatacgcgaagtcgttgcactcgtagaagggtggaatcgtgatgtcttctccgagtcgatccattctctaacttgtgctcccccgggtgttaatccgacgaagagcaaccttgctctgataccatttgttaggcccttcggatgcggctagagagggaggggtgtgaatagccgaccccaatttcgcgtttctttctacaaatcaagttagcgcagcggaaaaataacaacagaaacgagaacgagaagatcaaaccttagacgcagcgatgtaacgagattcggagatgatactcctactcctcggcgtgtccgtaaggtggacgaagcctatcaatccgtcggtggatgaaaccccggataaccggctaatatgaactccttctgggtggagaaacatcaccacaaagtctttgcaacagcaaaacagaggagtacaacaatagaggaaacaaacaagaacaatagaaattgtaaacacacttgcttgccttcttgtcggagtccgttgatgaagcatcagcttcacggctccagcagctagaaaaccagcatgaagctcacgcgaagcttcagcaaaccgagagctcagcaaagctcaaaaaTCAGTAAGTGTTCTATATCATTCTTCACTGTAGAGGCCTTATATTATCTGGTGTCTCCCagcaacctgcgaagaagaacagaCGAAAACAGACGAAGTAGAGATAGCccttgtgtcgcaacggctaggcctggactgatcaggcacactcctgatcggtccaggagttctctgatcggtcttgggaccgatcaggctttaggCTGattggtccgcagaccgatcagccaactctcacagagagttggcctcgtctctgatcggtctgtggaccgatcaggactcaggtggatcggtccacagaccgatcccccctctttcttctcccgatcttcttcgcttctgatcggtcaccagaccgatcagttaatttACAGAAACACactatttggttactgatcggtcaccagaccgatcagtcaaccagcgtatcactggatcggtcaccagaccgatccaggtttagagctcccagccctaaaccctaccttgTCCGGAGAACgagataccgagccctctccaacttcgtccggtccagagaacgagctaccgagccatctctgacctagtccggagaacgagctaccgagccctctccgactccatccggtccagagaacgagctaccgagccctctctgacctagtccggataacgagctgccgagccctctcctactccatccggtccagagaatgagctaccgagccctctttgacctagtccggagaacgaggtgccgagccctctccgactccatccggtccagagaacgagctcccgagccctctctgacttagtccggagaacgagctaccaagccctctccgacttcccatgccaagtttccatacttggacttttcccgtgccaaactccctgcttggacttttccgtgccaagtctccatacttggacttttctagtgccaagctccctgtttggacttttccgtgccaagtctccatacttggacttttcctgtgccaagtctccatacttggacttttccgtgccaagtctccatacttggacttttctcgtgccaagtctccatacttggacttttcaccagatgtctggtcaaccatgacctatctggattttccttgcctggcttcactcaccaggactttccaactgcctggcttcactcaccaggactttcccttgcctggcttcactcaccaagactttcacctggcttcacttaccaggatttcccgaatcaggtcgactcacctcgggtcaaccaggtcaaccttgaccaaagattgcacccacaatctcccaagtttatatcttgtcaaacatcaagatacaacttcaacttctctattcttgtcaaacatcagaatcgAACTTTTCTATTtccgtcaaacatcagaatagaacttttctattctcgtcaaacatcaaaatacaactcgagtcaggtcaactcgagtcaggtcaaccaggtcaaccttgacctaaggttgcaccaacatataattcctattaactagaagcaggtctttctctttagccaagtcactactacacacgtccttcttgccccctcctgctgctcccttagtacatccattccttgcccttatctgtggtacaaggaaagtaagctgtgagcactcaaggctcagtaagattctttcctactcacaaaaaccgtatagcataaataaaacttcaaggcataaagcataaagacaactcatcatatcatgtatggaagcatcatatcataacataatcgtaaggtatcatggcatatactaataaagtcataaagtgcattctagcataacataatcatgatcataacatatcataacataatcatagagttcatcctaacataacataacataatcataaagttcatcctaacataacataacataatcatgagcatcatggtatatcgtaacataatcataaagtgttatgcgagatgactttcaaaaacatgattcatgcaatgatatatgcaacatgtcctttggaaacttattacttacatacttaaacataatcataacatggttagggccccggcttgtaccacatacataaatgcgcacgtcctatgtaggtccaaggttgcaagtcttgaaccctacaaggcatacatgctaggcccgtttcttagtccatcgacctaggggcacttaggagcccatccctaacgaggcccgtttcttagtccatcgaccccggggcgcttatggagcccacccttggtacaagccatataaagtaaagtagcatgtcatacatatcatggctcttatcatttcatgcacatcgtatttcttatcatatcataccatatagaatttgggcacacagctcatcataatggtatgtaaaatttgggcacacagcacatcataaatacatgcatagtttgggcacacagctcatcataaatagcatgtaaacttgggcacacagctcaccATAAatgtcatgcataaattgggcacacagctcatcataaacaacatacagcatagcataagggttaccatcatgtatagatcataagtgtgcataattaaacaaaaaagcatagcaagctcataaaacatggcatataagatacatgggaaacatatttagatttctaaccctaatgtcttatagtggccgaaacatacactacaacaaaaaccctcatagacatcggttttccaccggtgtctatttcattttcgatcgatgtctatgaagtcgatgttaaaagtctgccattttagacatcgggttaaaaccggtgtagtatcacttaacgacaccggtcttcgaatcggttattaaccggtgtagtatcacttaacgacatcgtttcatcaacggtgtaaaaccgatgtaatattgtatgttaataacaccagttttggcagcggtaaatgaccgatgtaatattatttaACAACACCAGTTTTgcaacggtggaaaaccgatgtaatatgtatattttttaacagcacaaatttaatttccgaaacaatgaaaaaccgacaataataaaaaaaatacacaaatattcacaaattatacaaatattcttcattcgacaatatccataaaatacacaaatattcacaaattatataaataatcttcttacaacagtatccataaaatacccaaacattctttttacatcaaaagctagctaatagatatcaacatcaaggtagaacattcttttaacaacacatcaaggtagaaccgcacttcaaatgtaatctagcatgcattcagcccactcgaaccgcacttcatcaatttcaactatggagtacttgagatgtgtaaactgtaaaaacacataaataatatattagtaggcatcatacaacaacttactaggcataatacaacaacttactaggcatgataatggttgaacaaagaaatatgactacacaacaaatccagtgaagcaTAGAAGagcaaagctacctctgatgaagctTATAATTGCAGGGAGCAGTGTTGTCATTTTTAGTCAACTTCTATAAAATCTTCTACCATTGTTGAATGTATATTTGTAGGACATAAACAATGTTTGCAGGTTCAAGCCGAAATAAATAAATGCTTAGGACATATTTGAAGGAAAACATCAAATAACAAAAGATGAGATTATACTATGTATAGCCAGCCGTGGTTAATTATATTTCTTCAAATTTATTAACATATAAAGCAGTGGTATTCAAATTGTTCACAAATGCTATTAGTCTACCAAGAACATCATCAAATTTTAGTAATTCTTTTGCAACTTTAACAGAAGCATCAATTGCTTTAGAACTCAGTTGTATTTTTCCTTCTCATGAATACATCAAGTAAATTAGTTGTGTTTTAGAATTGTGGGAAACAACACCCAAGGTGAGACATGCATAAGACTTACAGAAAAGACATACTGTGGTTGTAGAGCAATCATCTAGTAGAAATCAATTCACTAACAATTATTGAATTGAATCAGAGATGTAAACCAAAGACACGCAGGTCACACTAGAATAATCATTAATAGTGGTTGAACTAAAGAAAAGATGTAAACCAGAGAGACGGGGAAAAAatgatttctttatttattaaaCTTTTGATGAATACCCAAAATCACAGTGAAAACACTTCTTTaaatatcacaaaaatatattGTATCTGTTCTCACTTATAATTTGTTTCACAAGGCTAATCAAGCATCATAACAGGTATCAATAAACTATCACAGATGTAATTTTCAATCAATCTTTATTTAAAaagatagattttttttatctatgTGCACTGCCTGTGATCTAATAATCTAAAACCCAAACGTGTGATTTTCTCAGATTACTTGATGAAATTGAATCTAAATCTGTCATATGAGATCAAATAAACTAATAAAAACCTTTGCAGCATCTATATGCTTGCATGTTCTGCATGACCTGACAGGATTGTTTAGCATAAAAAGAACAAACATGACTATGAAAGGCATGCTATCATCAGCATATAAATAGACTATTTAATGAAGCAGTGAAAAAAAGAATCAAGATGACTATGAAATACATGCTATTCTTGGCAGATAAGATATCTTACCTCTGAACTACTGTATGCACGAAGAACTGTGAAAGGTTGAGGTTTCCCTCGAACATCATAGAATACTACACGTCCATTATTTGTCCCAGCAGCCAATAGATTACCATCATCACAGTATGCCAGCGATGAGAAGGGTGCCTCAAAAGGCATGCAATATGAGGGTCTTTTTGTTCCAGAATCAAACATATACAACTTTTTATCAAGACCAACTGTAACAATAATCTACAGGGAAAACAAGTCAGGATATAATGGCCATTGATTTTCTATAGAACAAGCACCTCCCATCCAACAAAACTAGCCAAACCATGTATAATTATCCACCAGAAATCCAAATCATTTAATAGATTCCTAGGAAGATAATACCTTGTCACTTGATGGAGAGAAGCAAATACCAGTTGTTGGGGCAGAATGCTGTTTCAACCAAGAAACCTGACACCAAGAGCCAGAGTGAATGGAGATCAATTTTTTAGTGAATGCAGGGAACAAATACAATTTCTCCTTCATTTTAGCAGattaagaaatattattttactaACCTTTGGTCTGCGACCAGTTGTATCCCAAATATGAACAGATCCATCATCCCCAGCTGTTGACAAAAGATGTCGACTAAATCGAGAATAATCAAGTACTCTTAGTACCTGAAATCGCATCACCGATACAGATTCATGTTAAACCAAAAAAGATGTTAGTAGAGCGAAAGTttggaattttcaaaatatttgacagCCAATAACCTGCCCATTTGGATCCTTGAGTTCAGCCCGTGTTCCGGAAGCAAGATAATGAAGTATGAGATCCCCCTTCTCGTTGATGGATGCTAAATGTTCATCTTTGCAGTTGTACATTACACCTGTAATTGTGTCAATATGACCACTCAACCGTTTGATGCACCTTTTCCTCTGCAGGTCCCATATTTTGACAATATGCCCACttcctccagagcaaagatatctAGAACTTTTATTACTAAAGCTGATACAATTTATggattcctacaaaatagagaaaagtaaaaaaatctttaaaatgttTGATATATTATGCACTCATAATTACACAGATAAGAAGTGTTTTTATTACTTAAACCCATGGCCATATTGTCATTTAGGTCCTGTTAGGCATCAATCAGAATCGGTAAGCTTACTAAAAAAATACAGGTATAGTCACCCAGACTGCGAGTATGCACTAATTTGTCCCTAATCACAACAAGGGGAAACAAGGCTCAGGAGCGGTACTTAGCATTACAATGAAACATACAAAAATAACGTAAAGGATTCATATTATTACAATTGCAAATATCGAAACACGGCACAGTCATAAAATTTCTCTTAATTTTTACCATCAAGTGAAAACTTGCAGAATAATCAAGCTGTACTCATTCTATGTTTACAAGCAACATTTTCCATGCTCTGCACTCAAacgc contains:
- the LOC122023037 gene encoding protein NEDD1-like yields the protein MVADFYGGKILLMVNLYVRADLVVASAGDDKKISLWNKNGQSMGSFPSHGSDLADDIEESINCISFSNKSSRYLCSGGSGHIVKIWDLQRKRCIKRLSGHIDTITGVMYNCKDEHLASINEKGDLILHYLASGTRAELKDPNGQVLRVLDYSRFSRHLLSTAGDDGSVHIWDTTGRRPKVSWLKQHSAPTTGICFSPSSDKIIVTVGLDKKLYMFDSGTKRPSYCMPFEAPFSSLAYCDDGNLLAAGTNNGRVVFYDVRGKPQPFTVLRAYSSSESIYMLMIACLS